A stretch of DNA from Halorubrum sp. BOL3-1:
AAGCGAAACGCGAGGAGGCGGTCAACGCCGGCGAGCGCGTCGCGGAGCTGGAGGACGCCCTCGACGGGGTGGAGACCGCACGCGAGCGCGTCGACGCCGTGGCGGAGCGGCTTGAGGCGACCGAGGAGTCGGAGGACCGGACCGAGCGGCTCCGCGAGAAGCGGGAGAACGTCGCGGATCTCAACGACGAGCGCCGGGAGCGGCTCGCCGACAAGCGGGAGCGCCGCGACGAGCTCCGCGAGGCGGTCGACGAGGACGCCGTCGAGACGGCCCGCGAGGAGAAGCGAAAGGCCGAGGAGTACGTCGAGAAGGTCACCGAAGAGCTTGATCGGCTTGCCGACCAACGCGACGAACTCGTCGGGAGTATCCAGAGCACTCGCACCAAGATTGAGTCGCTAGAGGGTCTCCGCGAGGAGCGCGACGAGCTGGCCGAGACGGTCGACGCACTCGAAGCGCTTCACGACGAGACGAGCGAGCTGGAGGCGATGTACGGCGACCTCCGGGCGGAGCTCCGCCAGCGCAACGTCACCGAGTTGGAGCGCACGCTGAACGAGACGTTCGAGCTGGTGTACGGCAACGACGCCTACTCGCACATCGAACTCGACGGCGAGTACGTCCTGACCGTCTACCAGAAGGACGGCGAGTCGCTCGACCCCGAGCAGCTCTCCGGCGGCGAGCGCGCCCTGTTCAACCTCTCGCTACGCTGTGCGATCTACCGGCTGCTCTCGGAGGGCATCGAGGGCGCGGCGCCGACCCCGCCGCTCATCCTCGACGAACCGACCGTCTTCCTCGACTCCGGCCACGTCTCGCGGCTCGTCCGGCTCGTCGAGGAGATGCGCGGGTTCGGCGTGGCCCAGATCGTCATCGTGAGCCACGACGACGAGCTGGTGGGCGCGGCCGACGAGCTGGTCACCGTCGAGAAGGACCCGCGCTCGAACCGCTCGACCGTCCGCCGGGAGGACACGTCGGAGCTCGACGTGGCGTCGCTGGCCGACGACTGACTCGCACCGCCCGACGACGACTGACTCGCGTCGCTCTTGACGGCTTGTCCACGTCGGCGCGCCGACGAGGCCGCGTCGCGGCCGAGTCGCCCGCGAGGGAGGCGGCGGGCCGGCGCGGCGGCACCCGCGCCGGCCCGTCCGCCGAGGCTGGGGAGGAGCGAGGCACGCGCTCGGCCGGTCGAAGGAGGGCGCCGCGGCCCGACCCGAAACCGATCGGGAACGCGCTACTCGCCGTCCAAATCAGGGTCGTCGCCCTCACTCTCGCTGTCACCCTCGCCGTCGCCGCCCCGCAACAGCCCCATCGCCTCGACCGCGACCGCGGTCGCCTCGTATCCGCGCCGTCCCGCGACCTCAGCCTCGTCGACCAGTCCGGCCGCACGGAACTCGGTCATCGCGCCGTGGAGGTCGGACTCGCACATGTCGGCCGCGTCGAGGAGATCGACCGCCCCGATCGGTCCCTCGTCGACGACCACGGTGAGCAGTCCGAGCGACCGGTCATCGCGGACCGCGCCGAGCGTCCGACGGACGGGTTCCGGCACGCCCGACGCGGCGGTCGCCAGCGGCGACTCGCCGTCTACGACCCGGAGGTCGTCGTTGTCGACGTACCGCTCCGCGCCGGTGGTCGGGTCCCGCACGCGGCTCGACTCGGCTGAGCGTTTCACGAGGAGGTACGTCTCGCCGTCGCCGTCGCGAACCGTCTGCATGGCTGAAAGAGCGCGGCCGTCGGACATTACGCTTCCGGGGGTGAGTCGGGGTCCGGCTCCGTCTCATCCGTTTCCACGTCCGAATCCGACTCGTCCGTCTCCCGATCGACCCTCGGTCCGTCGGCGTCGTCTCGCGAGCGCTTCCACGACCGGTGCGTCTGGTAGGTCCGGACGCCCGCGAGGAGTCCGCCGACGAACAGGGCCGTGCCGATCCGCGGCCGGCCCTCGAAGAACCACACCATGGGACCGAGTGCGACGAGGAGGAGGGCGGCGTTGGCGTAGATGACGGCGACGACGAACGCGCGGAGGGTGTCTTGGTCCACGTCGCTCGTGGCCCCGAAGTCCTCGCCGTCGTCGAACGTCTTCACGGAGGGCGCCTCGGGGATGTCCGGGGTCATCTCCTGCTCGGCCTCGGAGCTCTCCCCGAAGGGGACCTCGCCCTCGTCGTCCTCGTCGAGGCTGAACACGCCCGAGGCTACGACGCGCCGGGGCAAAGGGGTTCCGTCCGGATACGACCGTCAGACCGCGTCGGTGAGCCGAACGGTTCGGCTCGCTTCGACCCACGCGAGAGGATTTGTCGCGTCGAAAATCACCACGTTCCCGTCGTCTTCGTACACCTCCACCTCGTCGTCGACCGCGTCGGAATCGGCCGGGCGAGACCCCTTGGAGTCGGAACGTGGGTCCGAAGGCATAGACCGTGGTAAGTCGTCACACATTAAATGCCTTTCCGTGGCGGGAGACCTCGCCGGACCCGAAAGCCGAGTTTTTTAGCCGGGTGACGCCGAAGCAGGGGTATGACTCAGTCGGGGCTGTCGGACTTCTCGTCGACCGGAGCGACGGACGACGGGACGGACGACGGCACGCAAACCGAACGATCTGACCTAGCCGCACAGGAGGCGGCCGTCGTCGCCGGCGGCGGGCGGGGTCGCGTCAGCGACGTCGTCGACGTCGACGAGGCGAAATTCTCGGACTCGACGGGCACCGTCGAGCTGATAATCACCCAGATCGACTACGCCGTCGAGGGATACGGGAGCGACGAGTACCCCGTCGTCCACGTGTTCGGTCGTCGTCCGGTCGAAGGCGGCGACGACGAGGTCGAACACCTCCGCGTACTGGGCGTCGAACCGTACTTCTACGTTCCCACGGCCGACCTCGACCGCGACCCCGTCGAGGAGTACGGCGTGGTGATCGGGACCCGCGAGGAGAACTCCGAGGGAGAGCCGTACGAGAGCATCCGCGGCGAACCCCTCACCCGGGTCGTCACGCGCACGCCCCGCGATGTGGGGAACATCCGCGACGACTTCGCGACGAGCTTCGAGGCGGACATTCTCTTCCCGAACCGCTTTTTGATCGACAACGGGCTCAACGGCGGGATCCGCGTCGAGGAGCGCCGGCTCGACGACGGCGACGGGACGATCCAGGTCCACGAGGGACACCTCGAACCCGCCGGGGTCGACGCCGAGATGCGGGTGAACACCTTCGACATCGAGGTCGACGACCGCCGCGGCTTCCCCGAGGACGGTGAAGAGCCGATCATCTGTCTCACCAGCCACGACTCCTACGACGACGAGTACGTCGTCTGGCTGTTCGACGCGCCCGAGGCCGAGGTCCCGTCGCCGGAGGACCTCCCTGACTACGAGGGGATCGTCGCGGACGAGGAGATCGACTTCGAGGTCCGGACCTTCGAGGAGGAGGCCGCGATGCTCGACGCGTTCGTCGAGTACCTCGAAGGGACCGACCCCGACCTCCTGACCGGGTGGAACTTCGAGGACTTCGACATGCCGTACGTCCTCGACCGACTGGAGGTGCTCGACGACGGGAGCCAGTACGACCTCTCGATCGAGCGGCTCTCCCGCATCGGCGAGGTGTGGCGCTCCGGCTGGGGCGGTCCGGACGTCAAGGGCCGAGTCGTCTTCGACCTGCTGTACGCCTACAAGCGCACGATGTTCACGGAGCTGGAGTCGTACCGCCTCGACGCGGTTGGCGAGCGCGAGCTCGGCGTCGGCAAGGAGCGGTACACGGGCGATATCGGCGATCTCTGGGAGCAGGACCCCGAGCGGCTCTTGGAGTACAGCATCCGCGACGTGGAGCTGTGCGTCGAGATCGACCGGAAACAGGACGTGATCGCCTTCTGGGACGAGGTGCGGACGTTCGTCGGCTGTAAGATCGAGGACGCGCCGACGCCGGGCGACACCGTCGACATGTACGTCCTCCACAAGGCGTTCGGCAAGTTCGCGCTCCCGACGAAGGGCCAGCAGGAGTCAGAGGATTTCGAAGGCGGCGCCGTCTTCGAGCCGATCACGGGGGTCAAGGAGATGGTGACGGTACAAGACTTGAAATCGTTGTACCCCATGTGTATGGTGACGATCAACGCCGGCCCGGAGACGAAGGTCGACCCCGCGGAGTACGACGACGAGACGTACGTCGCGCCCAACGGGACCCACTTCCGGAAGGAGCCGGACGGCATCATGCGCGAGATGGTCGACGAACTCCTCTCCGAGCGCGAGGAGAAGAAGACGCTCCGGAACGACCACAACCCCGGCACCGAGCCGTACGAGCAGTACGACCGACAGCAGGGAGCTGTCAAGGTTATTATGAACTGCTTCACGCCGGACACGGAGGTGCTGACGCCCGCCGGCGTGCGGTCGATCACGGACCTCGACGTCGGCGACGAGGTGTACTCGCTCGATCCGGACACCGAGGAGATGGAAGTCAAGACCGTCGAGGAGACGCACGCGTACCCCGACTACCGGGGCGAACTCGTCGACATCGAGACCTCGAAGATGGATTTCCGGGTCACGCCGAACCACCGGATGCTGGTCCGGAAAAACGAGACGAACGGGATCACCGAGGACGGCTACGACTTCGTCGAGGCCGGAAACCTCGACCGCGCGACGAACTACGAGCTCCCGCACGACTGGGACGATCCGGTCGGAGAGCGGGTCGACGAGGTGGATCTCACGGAACTGATCGACGGCGAGTACGAGGTGTGGGTCCGACCGAGCGTCCACGGCCACACGTTCACCGCCGAACTCGGCTGGACGCCGCGCCGCGTGCCGAAGGCGGACGTCGGGCAGACCGGCTACGTCTTCACCGCCGAGGAGTTCGAGGAACACCGCGAGTACGTCGAGTCGGTGTGCGAGACGAGCTTTGTCCACCGCGAATCCGGGAGAAAGTGGATCCCGCGGACCTACGACGGCGACGACTTCCTCGATCTCTTGGCGTGGTACGTCACCGAGGGCAACGTGTACACCTCCGAGGAGAAGACGTTCGGAGAGAACCACCGCGGCTCCGCGACGACGGTGAAGATCGCACAGAACGCCATCGCGGACGGCGGCGGTCACCACGCGAGCATCGGCGACCTGCTGGACAGAATGGGGTTCGACCCCTACGTCGATGAGCGCGCCTACCAGTTCACCTCGAAGCTTCTCGGAGACCTGCTCCGAGAAATCTGCGGCGGCGACAGTTTCGAGAAACGGATTCCGGACCTCGTGTTCGACGCGAGTCGAACACAGAAACGGCAGTTCCTGGAGACGCTGATCGACGGCGACGGGGACCGGCAGTCCGGTTCGTGGCGGTACACGACCTCCAGTGATCGACTCCGTGACGACGTACTCCGACTGTGTGCGCACTTGGGGCTGACGGCGAGCTACAACCGCGACAGCGGGAGCTGGCGGATCTACGTGACGGAAGACGCGAAGAACACGCTGCGGATGCATCGGAGTGGAGTGCGGAGCGAGGCAGAAGACGGAGTCTACTGCGTGACGGTCGCAGACAACCACACGCTGCTCGCGGGGCGGAACGGGAAGTTCCAATTCGTCGGTCAATCACTATACGGCGTGACGGGATGGGATCGATTCCGTCTTTACGATAAAGAGGGCGCAGCAGCCGTCACGGCGACAGGTCGTGAGGTCATCGACTTCACCGAGGAGGCCGCGAATGAGATCGATTATGAAGTTGCTTATGGTGACACGGACTCGGTTATGTTATCTTTGTCTGATATGTCGGAAAAAGAAGCAATCGAGACCTCCTTCGACATTCAAGAGCACATCAACGAGCGGTACGACGACTTCGCGCGAGACGAACTGAACGCCGACTCGCACCGCTTCCAGATCGAGTTCGAGAAGCTCTACCGGCGCTTCTTCCAGGCGGGCAAAAAGAAGCGGTACGCCGGTCACATCGTCTGGAAGGAGGGGAAAGACGTCGACGACATCGACATCACCGGCTTCGAGTACAAGCGCTCGGACATCGCGGGCATCACCAAGGAGGTCCAGCAGAACGTCATCGAAACGATCGTGATGGGCGACGACATCGACGAGGACATGGAGGAGGTGAAGGCGTACCTCGTGGACGTGATCGCGGAGGTCCTCGACGGCGAGATCGACGTGGAGGAGATCGGGATCCCCGGCGGGATCGGCAAGAAGCTCGACGCCTACGAGACGCCGACCGCGCAGGTCCGCGGGGCGAAGTACGCCAACCGCATGCTCGGGACCAACTTCGGGAGCGGGTCGAAGCCGAAGCGGCTCTACATCGAGAAGGTCCACCCCGACTTCTGGGCGCAGATGGAAGACGAAGAGGGACTCGACCCGCAGCGAGACCACCTCTACGGGGAGTTCAAACGCGATCCGGACGTGATCTGCTTCGAGTACGCGGACCAGGTACCCGAAGAGTTCGAGGTCGACTGGGAGAAGATGCTGGACAAGACGCTGAAAGGGCCGATAGAGCGCGTGATCGAGGCGCTCGGCATGTCGTGGGAGGAGGTCAAGACCGGTCAAGAGCAGACCGGTCTCGGCTCGTTTATGTGACTGTCGACGAGCGGGAGCGAGGCCTATCGAAAGCAGTTTTCGATCGGTAGAAAATTTCTTGGTTGATTTGCGATTTTTGACGGGCAAATGCGTAACCATTAACCTCCTCAACCCCCACTATTAGCGTACGAGGCACGAGAATACATATGGCTACTCTCGAAATCAACGATCTTCACGCACGAGTGGCAGAAGAGGGCGGCGAACGCATTCTTCTCGGGGTCGATCTGACCGTCGAGTCCGGTGACATCCACGCGCTGATGGGACCGAACGGGTCCGGAAAGTCGACGCTCGCGAAGGTGATCGCCGGCCATCCGGCCTACGAGGTCACCGGCGGCGAGATTCTGCTCCACCTCAGCGAGGAGGACGTCGCGGACCTCGACGCCGACCTCGACGACGGGGACTACCACTGGGAGCTCTTGGATCTGGAACCGAACGAGCGCGCGGCGCTCGGCATCTTCCTCGGCTTCCAGTACCCCGCGGAGATCGAGGGCGTCACCATGACGAACTTCCTCCGGCAGGCGCTCAACGCGAAGGCGGACGAGCGCGAGGAGCTGTTCGAAGACGAGGACGAAGCGGAAGCAGAGGCCGACGACGAGGACGACGAGGGGTACGAGACCTCGCCCATGGAGGGCGCCGCCGACGAGGGTGAGATCGGCGTCGCGGAGTTCCAGGAGATCCTCTCCGAGAAGATGGAGCTGCTCGACATGGACCAGAAGTTCATGGAGCGGTACCTCAACGCCGGCTTCTCCGGCGGCGAAAAGAAGCAGAACGAGGTACTCCAGGCCGCAATGCTCGAGCCGAGCCTCGCCGTGCTCGACGAGATCGATTCCGGGCTGGACATCGACCGCCTAGAAGACGTCTCGAAGGGGATCAACGCGCTCCGCGACGAGCAGGGCACGGGTATCCTCCAGATCACACACTACCAGCGCGTCCTCGATTACGTCGAGCCGGACCACGTCCACGTAATGTTAGACGGCGAGGTCGTCAAGAGCGGCGGCGCGGATCTCGCGGAGAAGCTCGAAGACGAGGGGTACGACTGGGTCCGCGAGGAAGCCTTCGAGGCGGCGTAACCGAATGCGGGCACGCGACACACCTAAACACGGAAAACCGTAACAATACAACATGAGTTCACAACAGGACGACCTACAAGAGACGGACACCGAGGCTCGCTTCGAGTTCAAGAAGAAGGAGAAGTCCGCCTTCCAGACCGAGAAGGGCCTCACAGAGGAGACGGTCCGCGTCATCTCAGAGGACAAAGACGAACCGGAGTGGATGTTGGAGCGCCGCCTGCGCGCGCTCGAACAGTTCCAAGAGATGCCGATGCCGACCGACTGGCCCGGCCAGCCGGATCTGTCGGAGATCGACATCGACGAGATCGTTCCCTACATCCGCCCCGACATCGAGGCGCGCGGCGGCGCGGACAGCTGGGAGGACCTCCCCGAAGAGATCCAAGACACCTTCGACAAGCTGGGCATTCCGGAGGCCGAAAAGAACGCGCTCTCGGGCGTCGGCGCCCAGTACGAGTCCGAGATCGTCTACCAGAACATGCAAGAGCGGTGGGAAGATAAGGGCGTGATCTTCTGTGACATGGACAAGGCCGTCCGTGACCACGAGGAGATCGTCCGCGAGCACTTCATGACGAAGTGCGTCCCCCCGAGCGACAACAAGTTCGCGGCGCTTCACGGTGCGATCTGGTCCGGCGGCTCGTTCGTCTACGTCCCGGAGGACACCACGGTGGAGATGCCGATTCAGGCGTACTTCCGGATGAATAGCGAGGGGATGGGCCAGTTCGAGCACACGCTCATCATCGCCGAGGAGAGCTCCGAGGTCCACTACATCGAGGGCTGCTCCGCCCCGAAGTACTCGGCCTTTAACCTCCACTCGGGCGGCGTCGAAGTGTTCGTGGGCGAAGACGCCCACGTTCAGTACTCGACCGTTCAAAACTGGTCGAAGAACACGTACAACCTGAACACGAAACGCGCTATCGCGGAGAAGGGCGGGCGCATGGAGTGGATCTCCGGCTCGATGGGGTCGAAGGCGACGATGCTGTACCCGTCGACGATCCTGAAGGGCCGCGGCGCCTCCGACAACCACATCACCATCGCGATGGCCGGCGAGGGCCAGGACATCGACACGGGCGCGAAGGTCTACCACAACGCGCCCGAGACCAAGTCGACCGTCGAGTCGAAGTCGATCGCGAAGGGCGGCGGCCGCACGAACTACCGCGGACTTATTCACATCGCGGACGGCGCCGAGGACTCCTCGACCGCCGTAGAGTGCGACGCGCTGATGTTCGACAACGAGTCGACCTCGGACACGATGCCGTACATGGAGATCAACGAGTCGAAGGTCGACGTCGCCCACGAGGCGACCGTCGGGAAGATCGGTGACGAGGACATCTTCTACCTCCAGTCGCGCGGACTGGACGACGACGACGCGAAACAGATGATCGTCTCGGGGTTCATCGAGCCGATCACGGAGGAACTGCCGATCGAGTACGCCGTCGAACTGAACCGACTCGTCGAACTGGAGATGGAGGGTTCGCTCGGATAACATGAGCGCGCAAGCAATCGAGAGCCTCTCGGAAGACACGGTACGACGCATCGCCGACGAACGCGACGAGCCCGAGTGGCTCTTGGAGACTCGTCTGAACGCGCTCGCCGCGCTGGAGACGGCCGATCTGCCGGACGTCATCCAGACGCCCGGGCGGCGCTGGACCGACCTGGAGTCGCTGGACTTCGAGTCGCTGGTCGATCCGCTGAATCAGTCGGACGCGACGGAGCGGAGCGCGGGCGACGACGAGGCCGTCGTCCTCCCGTTCACCGAGGCGCTCGACGAGTACGGCGACGTCATCGAGGCGAACTTCGGCTCCGTCCTCGACCCCGAACGCAACTACCTCACGGCGCTTTCGGTCGCGCTTTTTACCACCGGCACCTTCGTCTACGTCCCCGAGGGCGTCGACGTCGAGGACGTGACGGTACGCGCGGAGATGAACTCCCGCTCGCTGTTCAGCCAGACGCTCGTCGTCGCCGAGGAGTCGTCGTCGGTGACGATCCTCGAATCGATCGAGTCCGGAGATAGCGAGGCCGCCGCCTCGGGAACGGTCGGGGACGACCGCTACTTCTCGAACCTCGTCGAGGTCGCCGCGGGCGAGAACGCGAACGTCCAGTTCGGATCGCTCCAGAACCTCGATCGGGACACCTACACCTACTCGCTGAAGCGCGGCGTGACCGACACGTACGCGACGATCGACTGGATCGAGAGCAACTTCGGATCGAAGCTCACCCGCTCGGACATCGAGACGGAGCTGAACGGCGACGGCTCCGAGACCCAGATCGTCGGGACGTTCTTCGGCACCGACGACCAGCACTTCGACGTCAACGCCCGGGTGTGGCACAACGCCGAGCAGACGACGGCCGACCTGGTCACGCGCGGCGTGCTCGACGACGTCGCTCGGTCGGTCTACGAGGGGCTTCAGAACGTCGGCGACGACGCGTGGAACACCTCCAGCTACCAGCGCGAGAACACGCTGATGCTGTCGGACGACGCCGAGGCGGACGCGTCGCCGAAGCTTATCATCCACAACCACGACACCGAGGCCTCTCACTCCGCGACGGTCGGCCAAGTCGACGCCGAGGACCTGTTCTACTTAGAGAGCCGGACGATCGGCCCGGAGACGGCCCGGAACATGCTCGTCGAGGGCTTTTTCGTGCCCGTCTTCGAGGAGATAGCGGTCGACGAGTTCCGCGACGACGTCGAGGAACTCGTCGTGGAACGCCTCCGGTAGGTCGTCGGCCCCGTTCGGTCCGGATTCGGTTTTTTCAAGCGTCCGCGACCCGCGAGGGGAACCGCTTAATACCGGCGACGCCCGAGACGGAGGTATGCGAACCCGCGTGTCGTACCGTCTCGGGTGGTCGCGGTGAGCGTGAGCCAACGGGTCGCCTCCGACGACCAGCTCGCGCGACTGCTCCAGATCGGAATCGTGCTCGAAGAGGTCGTCGAAGCGCGAACGCATCGCCACTACCAACAGCTTGACGCCGAACTCGACGCGGAGGTGGAGGCGTTGCTCGCGGACGCGGCCGATGAGTCGGCCGACCACCGCGAGCGGTTAGAGACCCTCATCGAGGGGCTCGAAGTCGAGAGCGTCCCGTTCAACGAGATCGAGTCGCTGGTCGACGCCCGCTACGGGCGGACGCGACCGGAGGACTTCGACGGCGTGTTGTACGACCAGCTGTGTAACGAGGAGACGGCCTACAAGTTCTACGACGACCTCATCGAGGCGATCGAAG
This window harbors:
- the sufB gene encoding Fe-S cluster assembly protein SufB, whose translation is MSSQQDDLQETDTEARFEFKKKEKSAFQTEKGLTEETVRVISEDKDEPEWMLERRLRALEQFQEMPMPTDWPGQPDLSEIDIDEIVPYIRPDIEARGGADSWEDLPEEIQDTFDKLGIPEAEKNALSGVGAQYESEIVYQNMQERWEDKGVIFCDMDKAVRDHEEIVREHFMTKCVPPSDNKFAALHGAIWSGGSFVYVPEDTTVEMPIQAYFRMNSEGMGQFEHTLIIAEESSEVHYIEGCSAPKYSAFNLHSGGVEVFVGEDAHVQYSTVQNWSKNTYNLNTKRAIAEKGGRMEWISGSMGSKATMLYPSTILKGRGASDNHITIAMAGEGQDIDTGAKVYHNAPETKSTVESKSIAKGGGRTNYRGLIHIADGAEDSSTAVECDALMFDNESTSDTMPYMEINESKVDVAHEATVGKIGDEDIFYLQSRGLDDDDAKQMIVSGFIEPITEELPIEYAVELNRLVELEMEGSLG
- a CDS encoding ABC transporter ATP-binding protein — translated: MATLEINDLHARVAEEGGERILLGVDLTVESGDIHALMGPNGSGKSTLAKVIAGHPAYEVTGGEILLHLSEEDVADLDADLDDGDYHWELLDLEPNERAALGIFLGFQYPAEIEGVTMTNFLRQALNAKADEREELFEDEDEAEAEADDEDDEGYETSPMEGAADEGEIGVAEFQEILSEKMELLDMDQKFMERYLNAGFSGGEKKQNEVLQAAMLEPSLAVLDEIDSGLDIDRLEDVSKGINALRDEQGTGILQITHYQRVLDYVEPDHVHVMLDGEVVKSGGADLAEKLEDEGYDWVREEAFEAA
- a CDS encoding ferritin-like domain-containing protein, producing the protein MSVSQRVASDDQLARLLQIGIVLEEVVEARTHRHYQQLDAELDAEVEALLADAADESADHRERLETLIEGLEVESVPFNEIESLVDARYGRTRPEDFDGVLYDQLCNEETAYKFYDDLIEAIEGSDAAFSIDREELLAALTAIRDEEAEGVHEVTEVMERR
- a CDS encoding DNA polymerase domain-containing protein, with amino-acid sequence MTQSGLSDFSSTGATDDGTDDGTQTERSDLAAQEAAVVAGGGRGRVSDVVDVDEAKFSDSTGTVELIITQIDYAVEGYGSDEYPVVHVFGRRPVEGGDDEVEHLRVLGVEPYFYVPTADLDRDPVEEYGVVIGTREENSEGEPYESIRGEPLTRVVTRTPRDVGNIRDDFATSFEADILFPNRFLIDNGLNGGIRVEERRLDDGDGTIQVHEGHLEPAGVDAEMRVNTFDIEVDDRRGFPEDGEEPIICLTSHDSYDDEYVVWLFDAPEAEVPSPEDLPDYEGIVADEEIDFEVRTFEEEAAMLDAFVEYLEGTDPDLLTGWNFEDFDMPYVLDRLEVLDDGSQYDLSIERLSRIGEVWRSGWGGPDVKGRVVFDLLYAYKRTMFTELESYRLDAVGERELGVGKERYTGDIGDLWEQDPERLLEYSIRDVELCVEIDRKQDVIAFWDEVRTFVGCKIEDAPTPGDTVDMYVLHKAFGKFALPTKGQQESEDFEGGAVFEPITGVKEMVTVQDLKSLYPMCMVTINAGPETKVDPAEYDDETYVAPNGTHFRKEPDGIMREMVDELLSEREEKKTLRNDHNPGTEPYEQYDRQQGAVKVIMNCFTPDTEVLTPAGVRSITDLDVGDEVYSLDPDTEEMEVKTVEETHAYPDYRGELVDIETSKMDFRVTPNHRMLVRKNETNGITEDGYDFVEAGNLDRATNYELPHDWDDPVGERVDEVDLTELIDGEYEVWVRPSVHGHTFTAELGWTPRRVPKADVGQTGYVFTAEEFEEHREYVESVCETSFVHRESGRKWIPRTYDGDDFLDLLAWYVTEGNVYTSEEKTFGENHRGSATTVKIAQNAIADGGGHHASIGDLLDRMGFDPYVDERAYQFTSKLLGDLLREICGGDSFEKRIPDLVFDASRTQKRQFLETLIDGDGDRQSGSWRYTTSSDRLRDDVLRLCAHLGLTASYNRDSGSWRIYVTEDAKNTLRMHRSGVRSEAEDGVYCVTVADNHTLLAGRNGKFQFVGQSLYGVTGWDRFRLYDKEGAAAVTATGREVIDFTEEAANEIDYEVAYGDTDSVMLSLSDMSEKEAIETSFDIQEHINERYDDFARDELNADSHRFQIEFEKLYRRFFQAGKKKRYAGHIVWKEGKDVDDIDITGFEYKRSDIAGITKEVQQNVIETIVMGDDIDEDMEEVKAYLVDVIAEVLDGEIDVEEIGIPGGIGKKLDAYETPTAQVRGAKYANRMLGTNFGSGSKPKRLYIEKVHPDFWAQMEDEEGLDPQRDHLYGEFKRDPDVICFEYADQVPEEFEVDWEKMLDKTLKGPIERVIEALGMSWEEVKTGQEQTGLGSFM
- the sufD gene encoding Fe-S cluster assembly protein SufD codes for the protein MSAQAIESLSEDTVRRIADERDEPEWLLETRLNALAALETADLPDVIQTPGRRWTDLESLDFESLVDPLNQSDATERSAGDDEAVVLPFTEALDEYGDVIEANFGSVLDPERNYLTALSVALFTTGTFVYVPEGVDVEDVTVRAEMNSRSLFSQTLVVAEESSSVTILESIESGDSEAAASGTVGDDRYFSNLVEVAAGENANVQFGSLQNLDRDTYTYSLKRGVTDTYATIDWIESNFGSKLTRSDIETELNGDGSETQIVGTFFGTDDQHFDVNARVWHNAEQTTADLVTRGVLDDVARSVYEGLQNVGDDAWNTSSYQRENTLMLSDDAEADASPKLIIHNHDTEASHSATVGQVDAEDLFYLESRTIGPETARNMLVEGFFVPVFEEIAVDEFRDDVEELVVERLR